In Prochlorococcus marinus str. MIT 1214, one DNA window encodes the following:
- the rplO gene encoding 50S ribosomal protein L15, protein MTIKLESLQSNKGSRRKKMRKGRGIAAGQGASCGFGMRGQKSRSGRPTRPGFEGGQMPLYRRVPKLKHFPIVNQKNFTVLNVSRLNALKDGTVVNLDLLVKEGILTKPKNPLKILGNGKLEIKLTVQASAFTTSAKKKIEAAGGTCEMYN, encoded by the coding sequence ATGACTATTAAATTAGAATCTCTTCAATCAAATAAAGGATCTAGACGTAAAAAAATGCGTAAAGGTCGAGGTATTGCTGCTGGCCAAGGAGCTAGTTGCGGTTTTGGGATGAGGGGGCAAAAATCTCGATCAGGTAGACCTACTCGCCCAGGTTTTGAGGGTGGTCAGATGCCATTGTACAGGCGAGTTCCAAAATTAAAGCATTTCCCAATAGTTAATCAGAAAAATTTTACTGTCCTCAATGTTTCCAGATTGAATGCATTAAAAGATGGGACTGTTGTTAACCTCGATTTATTGGTTAAGGAGGGGATTTTGACTAAACCAAAAAATCCTCTAAAAATTCTTGGTAATGGTAAGTTGGAAATAAAATTGACTGTTCAAGCTTCTGCGTTCACAACATCTGCTAAAAAGAAAATTGAAGCCGCCGGGGGCACATGTGAAATGTATAACTAA
- the secY gene encoding preprotein translocase subunit SecY, producing MLISRGRNPSAGEVITQLFSNEELRGRVFTTLSLLLIVRLGIYIPMPGIDREAFKTFIDQGGQLIGFLDIFTGGGISTLGVFALGILPFINASIIIQLLTASLPQLEDLQKNEGEAGRRKIAQITRYVALGWGLVQSTVFALILRQYAVEGLGETEFVIQTSLALVTGSMIVMWLSEIITEKGIGQGASLVIFLNIVATLPKALSSTIEKAQTGDRADVLGIIILLMVFLITIVGIIFVQEGARRIPIVSAKSQMGGTALLPSRQSYLPLKLNAGGVMPIIFASALIFLPITIANFTQNPLLIKAASSLNPGSSNPWPYAITFFALILGFAYFYASLTINPIDIASNLKKGGVAIPGVRPGGSTSNYLSGVQNRLTLLGGLFLGSVAIVPAAVERATNVQTFQGLGATSLLILVGVAIDTSKQIQTYVISQRYEGLVRQ from the coding sequence ATGTTAATAAGTCGTGGTCGAAACCCAAGCGCAGGTGAAGTAATCACCCAATTGTTTAGCAATGAGGAGCTTAGGGGAAGAGTCTTTACGACCTTAAGCCTATTGCTAATTGTGAGATTAGGAATTTATATTCCTATGCCTGGAATAGATAGAGAAGCTTTTAAAACCTTTATTGATCAAGGTGGCCAATTGATTGGATTTCTTGATATTTTTACAGGTGGCGGAATATCAACTTTAGGTGTTTTTGCGCTAGGTATTCTTCCATTTATTAATGCGTCAATCATTATTCAATTGCTTACTGCCTCTTTACCGCAATTAGAAGATCTACAGAAAAACGAAGGAGAGGCAGGGAGAAGAAAGATTGCTCAAATCACTAGATACGTAGCTTTGGGATGGGGATTGGTTCAAAGCACAGTTTTTGCTTTAATTCTTAGACAGTATGCGGTCGAAGGTCTTGGCGAAACTGAATTTGTTATTCAAACATCACTTGCGTTAGTTACTGGATCGATGATAGTTATGTGGCTTAGTGAGATTATTACTGAAAAAGGGATAGGCCAAGGTGCTTCTTTAGTTATTTTTTTGAATATTGTTGCGACTTTGCCTAAGGCACTTAGTTCTACTATTGAAAAAGCCCAAACAGGAGATAGAGCTGATGTCCTGGGAATAATCATTCTTTTGATGGTTTTTTTAATTACTATTGTGGGTATTATTTTTGTTCAAGAAGGTGCTAGGAGAATTCCCATAGTAAGTGCAAAAAGCCAAATGGGCGGTACAGCCCTTTTGCCAAGTAGGCAAAGTTATTTACCTCTCAAGTTAAATGCTGGTGGTGTTATGCCAATAATCTTTGCTTCTGCATTAATTTTCCTCCCTATAACAATTGCAAATTTCACTCAAAACCCATTACTCATAAAGGCTGCGAGTTCACTTAATCCAGGTTCATCAAACCCATGGCCATATGCAATTACCTTTTTTGCATTGATTTTGGGGTTTGCTTATTTTTATGCTTCTTTAACAATTAATCCCATAGATATTGCCTCAAATTTAAAAAAGGGTGGTGTTGCAATTCCTGGCGTAAGGCCTGGAGGTTCAACTTCCAATTACCTTTCAGGAGTTCAAAACCGCCTCACTTTACTTGGTGGTTTATTTCTTGGTTCAGTTGCCATCGTTCCTGCTGCAGTAGAGAGAGCAACTAATGTTCAAACTTTCCAAGGTCTTGGTGCGACTTCATTGTTAATCTTGGTAGGAGTCGCAATTGATACATCTAAGCAGATACAGACTTATGTCATTTCTCAAAGATATGAAGGATTGGTGCGTCAATAA
- the rpsH gene encoding 30S ribosomal protein S8 encodes MANHDPISDMLTRIRNASEKRHEKTKVPASRMSLSIAKVLQSEGFIAEINEEGEGFRKQLILGLKYTGKHRSPIIRSMQRVSKPGLRIYKNTRGLPKVLGGLGVAIISTSKGVMSDRDARKQGVGGEVLCYVC; translated from the coding sequence ATGGCCAACCACGATCCAATTTCAGACATGCTCACTCGCATAAGAAATGCAAGTGAAAAACGTCATGAAAAAACCAAAGTCCCTGCTTCAAGAATGTCTCTTAGTATCGCTAAGGTTCTTCAGAGTGAGGGATTTATTGCAGAAATCAATGAAGAAGGAGAAGGCTTTCGAAAGCAGCTCATTCTTGGATTGAAATACACTGGTAAGCATCGCTCACCCATTATTCGTTCAATGCAGCGAGTAAGTAAACCAGGATTGAGAATTTATAAAAATACTCGAGGATTACCAAAAGTTTTAGGAGGCCTTGGGGTTGCGATAATTTCCACCTCTAAGGGAGTTATGAGTGATCGTGATGCCCGCAAACAAGGTGTTGGAGGAGAAGTCCTCTGCTACGTCTGTTGA
- the rplR gene encoding 50S ribosomal protein L18: MSKLSRKQQTQKRHKRLRRNLSGTEARPRLAVFRSNNHIYAQIIDDDAQNTLCAASTLDKDLKASLKVNAGSCDASTAVGELVAKKALSKGIKQVIFDRGGNIYHGRVKALAEAARVAGLNF; the protein is encoded by the coding sequence ATGTCAAAACTTTCTAGAAAACAACAGACCCAAAAACGGCATAAACGCTTGAGGAGAAACTTAAGCGGAACAGAAGCTCGACCAAGACTAGCTGTCTTTCGATCTAATAACCACATCTATGCTCAAATTATAGATGATGATGCTCAAAACACTTTATGTGCTGCATCCACCCTTGATAAAGACTTGAAAGCTTCTTTAAAAGTTAATGCTGGAAGTTGCGATGCTTCAACAGCAGTAGGAGAGCTTGTTGCAAAAAAAGCTTTATCAAAAGGCATCAAACAAGTTATCTTTGACAGAGGTGGGAACATCTATCATGGCAGGGTTAAAGCTCTAGCCGAAGCTGCCAGAGTGGCAGGCTTGAATTTTTAA
- the rplE gene encoding 50S ribosomal protein L5 — protein sequence MSLKTRYRETIRPKLLKDLGLKNVHQVPKVQKVTLNRGLGEAASNSKALEASLAEMATISGQKALVTRAKKAIATFKIRQGMPIGCVVTLRGDRMYAFLERFINLALPRIRDFRGVSPKSFDGRGNYTIGVKEQLIFPEITFDKVDAIRGMDITIVTSASSDEQGKALLSELGMPFRKK from the coding sequence ATGTCACTTAAAACCCGCTATCGAGAGACAATTAGACCAAAGCTTTTAAAAGATCTTGGTCTTAAAAATGTTCATCAAGTCCCTAAGGTGCAGAAAGTTACCTTAAATAGAGGACTTGGTGAAGCTGCATCAAATTCAAAAGCTTTAGAAGCTTCTCTAGCTGAAATGGCAACAATTTCTGGGCAAAAAGCCCTTGTGACAAGGGCTAAGAAAGCAATCGCTACTTTTAAGATCAGACAGGGAATGCCTATAGGTTGCGTAGTCACACTTCGAGGTGATCGCATGTACGCATTCTTGGAAAGGTTCATTAACTTGGCACTTCCGAGAATCAGAGATTTTCGTGGTGTCAGTCCAAAAAGCTTTGATGGCCGAGGAAATTACACCATTGGAGTCAAAGAGCAACTTATCTTCCCTGAGATTACTTTTGACAAAGTCGACGCTATTCGAGGCATGGATATCACAATCGTGACCAGTGCTTCCTCTGATGAACAAGGCAAGGCTCTTCTGAGTGAATTGGGAATGCCCTTCCGTAAAAAATGA
- the rplF gene encoding 50S ribosomal protein L6, with protein sequence MSRTGKKPISLPDKVDVKLEGLSITVKGPKGELQRTLPDGVSLSKNDNTIVVKPIDEKRQSREMHGLCRSLVANMVEGVSSGFMKKLEIVGVGSRAQVKGKTLVVSAGYSHPVEVVPPEGITFKVENNTNVIVTGPDKELVGNEAAKIRAIRPPEPYKGKGIKYEGEQIIRKAGKSGKA encoded by the coding sequence ATGTCTCGTACTGGCAAAAAACCAATCTCCCTTCCCGATAAGGTAGATGTAAAACTTGAAGGACTTTCTATCACTGTAAAAGGTCCCAAAGGGGAACTGCAACGGACTCTTCCTGATGGAGTAAGCCTAAGTAAAAATGACAACACCATTGTTGTTAAACCAATCGATGAAAAGCGACAATCCAGAGAAATGCATGGGCTGTGTAGATCTCTTGTTGCCAATATGGTCGAAGGAGTAAGTAGTGGTTTTATGAAAAAACTTGAGATTGTTGGTGTTGGATCAAGAGCCCAAGTAAAAGGTAAAACTCTTGTTGTTAGTGCAGGTTATAGTCATCCAGTCGAGGTTGTTCCTCCAGAAGGTATAACTTTTAAAGTTGAAAATAATACAAATGTGATTGTAACTGGACCTGATAAAGAATTAGTTGGCAATGAAGCTGCCAAAATAAGAGCAATAAGGCCCCCAGAACCTTATAAAGGTAAAGGGATCAAGTACGAGGGAGAACAGATAATTAGAAAAGCTGGTAAGTCTGGCAAAGCTTAA
- the rpsE gene encoding 30S ribosomal protein S5, producing MTDSKNQSPNKKTSGSSDTPPAADGRQENRRNRGEKRGGRRERRGQERDSEWQERVVQIRRVSKTVKGGKKMSFRAIVVVGNEKGQVGVGVGKAGDVIGAVRKGVADGKKHLVRVPLTRNSSIPTLSNGRDGAASVLIRPAAPGTGVIAGGSIRTVLELAGIKNVLAKRLGSKTPLNNARAAMVALSELRTHKATAKERGISLEQIYS from the coding sequence ATGACAGACTCTAAAAACCAGTCTCCCAATAAAAAAACTTCTGGATCATCAGACACACCTCCTGCTGCAGATGGTAGGCAGGAAAACCGTCGTAACCGTGGCGAAAAACGTGGAGGGAGAAGAGAAAGAAGAGGTCAAGAAAGAGACTCTGAATGGCAAGAACGAGTTGTCCAAATTCGAAGGGTTTCCAAAACAGTCAAAGGTGGAAAGAAAATGAGCTTTAGGGCAATAGTGGTAGTTGGCAATGAAAAGGGTCAAGTTGGCGTTGGTGTAGGAAAAGCTGGAGATGTAATTGGTGCAGTTCGTAAAGGAGTTGCCGATGGCAAAAAACATCTTGTTCGTGTTCCTTTAACTCGAAATAGTTCGATCCCAACTCTCTCTAACGGAAGAGATGGAGCAGCCAGTGTTTTAATTCGTCCGGCAGCACCTGGAACAGGCGTAATTGCAGGCGGTTCAATCCGTACTGTTTTAGAATTGGCCGGAATTAAAAATGTCCTTGCTAAGCGATTAGGTAGTAAGACCCCTTTGAACAATGCTCGTGCTGCAATGGTTGCTTTAAGTGAGCTAAGAACTCATAAAGCCACAGCAAAAGAGCGTGGTATCTCACTTGAGCAGATTTATTCTTAA